CCCTCTTTGCGTATGACCTTCTCTTTAGTCTCACCCATGTGTAAAGTTGTGGTGCTTCCTTACCGATTTTTCAAACATAAAGCATCTAAGGTTGAATTAGTCAACAATTTTCTGTAGAATGACGTCAAGCTTTTTGAAAGGCGAAAGCTGATCTTGGGAAAGAAAGTTGTTTTGTTCAGGACCAAAGCAACGGTGGGCAACATCAGGTTCCTAGGGTCGGCGGCGCTGATTTCAAAAGCGTGTTACTGTGAAGGGTTCACAGTGAAAGCGTATTTAACACGGTATATAAACAGGATAAGGAATGTACGGGCTGAGATTCTTCGTGCGACGATTCCCCTTTGAGACAAAGCGTATTGCCATGCTGCGCCCTTGATGGCGCTGCCGCTGCACGTCGTGCTTTGCATTGACCGCCCGTAAAATCTTTTGTTTTAAAATGAAGGTGGTCAGATATTCTATGAAAAAGCAAGCGTTCTTCATTCCGTTGCTGACAATCCTTTTTGTGTGTTTTGTTCAGCACCCCGGCCGGACTCAGGACAGCGCCTATTACTCTGCGCAAATCGGCGCAGACATGATCACCATAGCCGCTCCCCTCGAAAACCTAGACAATAACGCCTACGTCAATTTGAACAGCCTCATGCGTCAGATTGACGGGGTTGTTTCCTTTGACGCGGACCTTATCCAAACCAATTGGAACGCCACAACAGTAAATTTACAGGATAGAGAAAACCAGGTTCGTGCAGCAGGTTCCTCCTTCTATTTAGATGCGCCTGTGCGCCGTATCGGCAACGCGGTTTTTCTCTCGACAAGAGATGTACCCCTCTTTTTCGCGACTGCCTTCAATCTCAGCTTCACGCCGGTTACCCAAATAGATGCTCCCCCTTCTGTGGAACTGTCGCCTGTTGAACCTGATGAATCGGTTTTAGAAATGCCGGACTCCATGCTTCTGGAATCGGTGGAAGCGGCAGAAGCGGCCGACGCCCTTTCCGATGAAGAAGAAGGGGAAGAAGACAGCGAGGGCGACGCTGCAGAAGATGCCTTGGACGAGGCAGAGCTTGCTGACGAAACCGTTGACGACGAGCTCCCTCCCATAACAGCAGAATCGTTGGAGTGGTCGGCGTTGGCGCAATGCAAAGGCAGGCTCCTCTTGGATCCGGGTCATGGCGGGCAAGACATTGGCGCCACAGGGGGCAATGATGTTTTGGAAAAGGACATCTCTTTCGCCATTGCACAACGTATCCAAAAATCGCTGGAAGAAAACACACAGATCAACGTTCAATTGACCCGAGACAAAGACACGGATCTTTCTCTTGAGAATCGTCGGGTCATCGCGCAGACTGCGCCGGCCGATTATTTCTTGAGTCTCCATTGCGGCTTTTCAGTAACGCCGCGCACCCAGGGGACCGTGCTGTTCACGGATTATACGACGCTGCCGAGCGACGCCGTACTTTCGGAAGAATTACGCAAACGTTATGACAAGCAGCAAAAGACCTTGGAGAAAGCGAGCACCATTGCCTTTCATCTCGCCCAGGTTTTACGGGAGATCACCCCTTCGAACACGATCTTAGTCCGTAATTGTCCGTTGATCCTTCAACGCGAAATCGAGATACCGGTCATACTGATTGAGCTGGCTTATCTGAGCAATATCGATTCTGCCACGCTCTTACGTGAAAGCGATTACCAAGAAGAGATTGCGACGCAGCTTGCCAAAGCGATTGCGGTCTCCTTAAAACAATAGATATACGATCCTTTTGGGATAGCCTATTTACGAGCCTATAGGAATTGACTATGAAAGAGTCCAGAAAAAAACATATACTCCGCCGCTTCGGCATATTGACTTGGGGATGGATCACGCTCCTGCTCTGTTTTATTCTTGTACTGCTCATTAACCAAATGCTTTCGGAAGGGCAGAATCCCCTGTCCTTTCTCAAGTCGGACACGCCTGAAGTACCCGCCAATGCGGGGGACATCCAGAATCCGCCCGACTCCTTCGGCACCCGAGAAGTGACGCTCTTCTTCGTGGCAGAACAAGGGCATGTGTTAACGCCGGAAACAGCCGTCATTGAATACAGTATTCGGACTGTTGAAAATTGCCGGCGCTGCTTGACCCAACTCATCAACGGTCCGAAGCAAAGTTTTTTGCAGCCCCTCCTCCCCGATCAAACGCGGATCCGCGGACTTTATTTGCAGACGAACGGCGAGCTGATCATTGACTTATCGTCGGAAATGCTGCTGGCTCACAATTGCCCCAAAAGCGCGGAAATGGAAGCGCTCATGACCTTCGGCATTGTGAACACCATGTCCCAGCCGGCGTTAACGGGAGAAGACGGCCTGGCGGTGAAGCAAGTACGCTTCCTTTTCGACGGCAGCGTACCCCGTGAACTTTTCCCTGCCCATTTAGATTTAAGCGAAGCTCTTGTACAAGACAAACGTTGGGTTCAATCAGGTTATCACTAATGGAACATTCCCCGGCACAAGCGCCCATAGGTATTTTTGACTCCGGTATCGGCGGCCTTACGGTATGCAAAAAGATACTGGAAAAAATGCCGAAAGAATCCATTATTTACTTTGGGGACACGGCACGGGTGCCCTATGGTTCAAAGTCGCGCACCACGGTGATCCGCTATGCGAAAAGCTGCGCTTCCTTATTGATCGAGAGAGGCGTGAAACTGCTGGTCATTGCCTGCAATACGGCGAGTGTCTTTGCCTTGGAAACACTGCAGCAAAGCTTTTCAGTACCCGTCATTGGCGTGGTAGGCCCCGGCGCACGGGCTGCCTGTAAGCGCAGCCGATCGGGACGTATCGGCGTCATCGGTACGCGGGGCATGATTGGAACGGGCTGCTACGAACGAAAGATTCAACAACTCCGTGAGGATTGTGTTGTGTGGAGCAAAAGCTGCCCCCTTTTCGTGCCCTTTGTGGAAGAAGGCTGGACCGAGGGAAAGATCATTGAAGCGGTGGCGCAGGTTTATTTGGCTGACCTGATGAACGCAGAGATTGATACCTTGATCCTCGGCTGTACCCATTACCCACTGCTGCGCAACGTGATCGGCAAGGTCATGGGCCCGTCCGTATCCTTGGTGGACAGCGCCGAAGAGACCGCCATAGAAGTCAAGGATATTTTGGAAGGAAAGGGATGGCTGAACCATGCTGAACAAAGCGGCGAGCACCTCTTCCTTGTGAGCGATACACCCGATACTTTTGTAAAGACAGGGGAACAGTTTTTAGGAGAACAGTTAACGAACGTGCAATGGGTGGACATATAAACCACCACAACTCAATGCGAGCATATGATGGCACAGAGTAATAAGAACATGATGATCTCTAAAGGGGCGGCGCTGATGCGTTTGCTTCGCCGCCCTGTGTTACGGTCTGAACTGCATTTTGCCTGCCTCCTTATTTTCCTGATACTAATGCCCACGCTGTGGCGTCATATCCCGATCCAATTGGGAGAGGCTTCTCAGGGCGAGCCTCTTATCGCAGGCACTGTTCACGCGCAGATGCAGACCTTTGACGAGCAAGCTATGTTTTTCGCGGCGTCGGATCTTTGTCTGAGCGCCTACAGTACGAGCACGGGCTACGCCGATACACCTGCCTATAGACCGTCGGGCGGAGAAGACAGGAGCCCTTCACAATCACCCTTTTACGAAAGCTATCCCTCCCCGTCAAAGGATGCGCCTTTGGTGCGAATGCACTTGGCGTCGAGGCCGACGGAGGATCCTTTTTTTGACGAATGTAACCGCATCATCGAATCGGCGCGCATCGTGGCGTTGAACTGCGGCATCTCATCGTCTTCCCTATCCATTGAAGCAGTCCGTTCCTCGCCGACCCATGGCGGCCTGACGACCCGTTTCATGGTCGTCGCCAATGGTGATCCCACGCCTCAGGGCTTTTACCAAGCGCTGCAATCTGCCTTTCAGGAAGCAGACATCGCCCTATCCAAAAAGCTGGTGTCCCCCGATAAACTGTTGATCCGCATTAAATACCAACACGCCCTGTGTGTGGAATTTCTGGTCCTGTGCCCCGGTCAGATCCTTAGCGATCCCGCGCTTTTCGACGAGGAAGCAGCGGTGACTGAAGGGGCGGCGCAGGAAGGTGCCGCTGAGATAAGCAACGACGAAGTGCCCGACACGCCGCACGCAGACGAAGGTACACAGGAAGCCTACGACACGACCGACACCTATGAAGGCGCCTTTGATCTTGCTGCAGAGACCAAAGAAGCGGTAGACAACGCCGCTTTGGCGAACGAAGCCTTTTTATCCCCTCAATTTACAGAGACCATTGTGGATGCTTCCCAAGGCGAATCCCCTACGAAGGTATCGGTGTCCGCCCTGCCTCCGCCCGGTGCAGAAGTGATTGCGGAGAGCGCGGCTGCCGCTGACGAAGCAGCCCCTGACACAGTGGCGCCCTCCGTGCCCGTGGAAAAACTAGAAGCGGCGCCTTATACGGCGGTGCCTTCTCTGCTCGCCGTGCCTGAAGCGCTGCCCGAAGCAACACAGATGAAGCTTGCTCAGGCGGGCTCCGACAAAGTGCGTGAGGCGGCTCCTGACAACGGGAGCGACGACGAGCATCCCGCCTATATCAGCATTATCCTTGATGACGGCGGTTATGGAGGCACGGTCATGCATCGAGTCATGGAATTGGACCCTCAGCTAAGCCTCTCCATCTTGCCGGGTACGCCTTTCGCCCGTGAGACCATCGATTTAGCGATGGATAAGGGCTTTGAAATCATGCTGCATATGCCCATGCAAGCGGGCCGAAGCAACAAAAACCGATTCCCCGGGGAATTGCGTTTGGAAATGAGCCGAGAAGAAATCCAAGAAAGAACCCGTGAATGTATCGCCCAGTTCCCCGAGGCGCTTGGTGTGAACAACCATACAGGCGGCTTGTTTACGACTGATGCAGAAAAAATGTCTTGGTTTCTTGAAATAGTCCAAGAGGAAGGATTGTTTTTTGTAGACAGCCGCACCATCGGCAGCAGCTGCGCCTTTTCCAAAGCCGTTGAAATGGGGATCCCCGCCGCAGAACGCAATATCTTTCTCGACCATGTGAATAATATCGGGGATATCCGCAGACGCTTTAAAGAACTGATGGATCAGGCGAAACGAACAGGCTGGGCCATTGCGATCGGTCATTTCAGGCCGAACACGGTGACGGTGCTTTCGGAGTCCCTGCCCAAACTGGCGGAGCAAGGCATTGAATTGGTTCATATATCGGAGATGATTTGGTGAGCATCATTCTTGGCATCGAGAGTTCTTGTGACGAAACCGGCGTCGCCGTCGTAAAAGACGGAAGAGAAGTGCTTGCCAATGTGGTCATCTCGCAAGTGGATACGCATCGTGTCTTCGGCGGTGTGGTGCCTGAAATCGCGTCGCGGATGCATACGGAAGTGATCTACCAACTGGCGGCAGAAGCGATTGAAACGGCAGGTTTAACACGGACAGACGATAAGGCTCCTGTGGACGCCATCGCCGCCACCTACGGCCCCGGATTGATGGGTTCGCTCTTGGTCGGCTTAAGCTTCGGACGGGCTGCAGCGGCAGCTTGGAAAATACCTTTCATCCCTATCCACCATATTGAAGGGCATCTCTTCAGTGTCTTTCTCGGAGAGTCAGCCCCTGCCTTCCCCTATCTGGCGCTTGTGGTCAGCGGCGGTCACACGCAGATCATCCAATGTGAGGAACCCCACCGGTACACGATCTTAGCCAATACGCGGGATGACGCTGTTGGAGAGTGTTTCGATAAGGTGGCGCGCTTGCTGGGACTGCCCTATCCCGGCGGCCCTTCCATACAAAAATGTGCCGCAGACGGCGATAATCACGCCTTCAACTTTCCCAAAGGACTTGCAACACGCAATACCTTGGATTTCAGTTACAGCGGTTTGAAAACGGCTGTGCTCTATGCAGTCCAGGAAAACCCCGACGCGCCCATAGCCGATGTTGCCGCTTCCTTTCAGCGTGCCGCCATTGATGCGCTGCTGTTGAAGACGGAGCAAGCCATGGAGAAAACGGGTATTCACCGCCTCGTCATTGCCGGCGGCGTGGCAGCGAATAAACGGCTTCGTGAATCGGCTGCTGCCTTGCCCGGTGTGGATCTGTACCTGCCGCCCTTCGCCTATTGCATCGACAACGGCGCTATGATTGCTGCGGCGGCGCAATCCCGTCTCACACGAGGTTGCTGCCTGCCTGCCGATATACCTGCTGCGGCTTCCCTTCCCATTCCGGGATCCTGCATAGCCTAAATGGGTTATAATAGCGTAACGCTTGGGTTGCTGATGGGGCAAGCGTTGGATCTGTAGGACTGAACATCCTTCTGTCTTTCCATCAGAGGAATCTACAAGGCTGAACACAGGCGTATAGCAAAGGTTATGAACTTCACGCACAAAAAATTGTGGCTGACGGCGGGCGCCCTCCTTATCGGGACTATGCTCACCGTGGTTTGGCGTGTCGTGGATCCTGTGCGGCTGATCTATGCCCGCTACATGGCGCAGAAAACGGAGGAGGCGCTCTTCTTACTTGAAAACGATCCCGTCTTGTATTTTAAAGAGACCCAAGACGCGGCGCGGCTCGTAGCGGCAGCCACTGCCGACGGCATTCTATCGAGCCCTCAGACTCACTATATCTTGGCGCTCCAATATGAGCGGGAAGGCAACACGGAGGAGGCGGAAGCACTGCTCCGTGAGGTGATCTTGGATGTGGATACATGGAGCTGGCCCTATGTGAGTTTGGGTATCCTCTTGGCGCGCTCAGGCGAAGACTATTTGGAAGAGGCGGAATCCCTGTTGAACAAGGCAGTGGAACTGGAGCCCGATTGGGTGCGCCCCTACAACAGCCTCAGCGTGGTGCTGCGTCTTTTAGGACGCTTCGAGGAGGCGGAAATTATGTCGCTCCACGCCTCGGAGCTGGATCCTTATGATGTGGCGGCGCACAACAACTTTGCAAATCTCCTTGTCTTGGAAGAGCGCTACGAGGAGGCAGAAAGCCATTACCGCTTCGCCATGGAAAGCGAACCCTACAATGCGAAACCGCCCTATAATCTCGCCTGTCTCTTCAGCGTTATCGGTTCTTTTCAGGAAGCCTGCGATTATTTGGAAATGGCAGTAGCGCTGAATGAAAGTGCGCGCAGCGATGCTGCTATGGATCCCTATTTCGATCCTATGCGCAGCTATCCGCCCTTTGAAGAAATTATCTATGGCGAGGTGTTGACTCCCCGCTCTGAAGATGGTTGGGATGAGAAAGAAGAAGCGGATGCAGACACAGATGGGGATGTGCCTATGGAAGCGGAAGTGGAAGAGGAAGCCCCTACCCCTGACGTGGAAGAAGAATCAGACCCGGACGAAGAACACGCCGCCGAAGAGCCCGGCCATACGGAGGCGGCTGAAGCCGATACGGCAGCGGAAGATACGCAACCTTCAGAAGAGGCACAAGAAAATGAGAGCCCCTGATGATAAGGCGCTGAAGTATAGAGAGGAGTACGCCCTCATTTGAACAAAGACAAGATCACCAACGCCCTTCAGTTAGAACTCTTCCCGA
The DNA window shown above is from Candidatus Hydrogenedentota bacterium and carries:
- a CDS encoding N-acetylmuramoyl-L-alanine amidase, which gives rise to MKKQAFFIPLLTILFVCFVQHPGRTQDSAYYSAQIGADMITIAAPLENLDNNAYVNLNSLMRQIDGVVSFDADLIQTNWNATTVNLQDRENQVRAAGSSFYLDAPVRRIGNAVFLSTRDVPLFFATAFNLSFTPVTQIDAPPSVELSPVEPDESVLEMPDSMLLESVEAAEAADALSDEEEGEEDSEGDAAEDALDEAELADETVDDELPPITAESLEWSALAQCKGRLLLDPGHGGQDIGATGGNDVLEKDISFAIAQRIQKSLEENTQINVQLTRDKDTDLSLENRRVIAQTAPADYFLSLHCGFSVTPRTQGTVLFTDYTTLPSDAVLSEELRKRYDKQQKTLEKASTIAFHLAQVLREITPSNTILVRNCPLILQREIEIPVILIELAYLSNIDSATLLRESDYQEEIATQLAKAIAVSLKQ
- a CDS encoding GerMN domain-containing protein — encoded protein: MKESRKKHILRRFGILTWGWITLLLCFILVLLINQMLSEGQNPLSFLKSDTPEVPANAGDIQNPPDSFGTREVTLFFVAEQGHVLTPETAVIEYSIRTVENCRRCLTQLINGPKQSFLQPLLPDQTRIRGLYLQTNGELIIDLSSEMLLAHNCPKSAEMEALMTFGIVNTMSQPALTGEDGLAVKQVRFLFDGSVPRELFPAHLDLSEALVQDKRWVQSGYH
- a CDS encoding glutamate racemase, with the protein product MEHSPAQAPIGIFDSGIGGLTVCKKILEKMPKESIIYFGDTARVPYGSKSRTTVIRYAKSCASLLIERGVKLLVIACNTASVFALETLQQSFSVPVIGVVGPGARAACKRSRSGRIGVIGTRGMIGTGCYERKIQQLREDCVVWSKSCPLFVPFVEEGWTEGKIIEAVAQVYLADLMNAEIDTLILGCTHYPLLRNVIGKVMGPSVSLVDSAEETAIEVKDILEGKGWLNHAEQSGEHLFLVSDTPDTFVKTGEQFLGEQLTNVQWVDI
- a CDS encoding divergent polysaccharide deacetylase family protein; its protein translation is MMISKGAALMRLLRRPVLRSELHFACLLIFLILMPTLWRHIPIQLGEASQGEPLIAGTVHAQMQTFDEQAMFFAASDLCLSAYSTSTGYADTPAYRPSGGEDRSPSQSPFYESYPSPSKDAPLVRMHLASRPTEDPFFDECNRIIESARIVALNCGISSSSLSIEAVRSSPTHGGLTTRFMVVANGDPTPQGFYQALQSAFQEADIALSKKLVSPDKLLIRIKYQHALCVEFLVLCPGQILSDPALFDEEAAVTEGAAQEGAAEISNDEVPDTPHADEGTQEAYDTTDTYEGAFDLAAETKEAVDNAALANEAFLSPQFTETIVDASQGESPTKVSVSALPPPGAEVIAESAAAADEAAPDTVAPSVPVEKLEAAPYTAVPSLLAVPEALPEATQMKLAQAGSDKVREAAPDNGSDDEHPAYISIILDDGGYGGTVMHRVMELDPQLSLSILPGTPFARETIDLAMDKGFEIMLHMPMQAGRSNKNRFPGELRLEMSREEIQERTRECIAQFPEALGVNNHTGGLFTTDAEKMSWFLEIVQEEGLFFVDSRTIGSSCAFSKAVEMGIPAAERNIFLDHVNNIGDIRRRFKELMDQAKRTGWAIAIGHFRPNTVTVLSESLPKLAEQGIELVHISEMIW
- the tsaD gene encoding tRNA (adenosine(37)-N6)-threonylcarbamoyltransferase complex transferase subunit TsaD; the encoded protein is MSIILGIESSCDETGVAVVKDGREVLANVVISQVDTHRVFGGVVPEIASRMHTEVIYQLAAEAIETAGLTRTDDKAPVDAIAATYGPGLMGSLLVGLSFGRAAAAAWKIPFIPIHHIEGHLFSVFLGESAPAFPYLALVVSGGHTQIIQCEEPHRYTILANTRDDAVGECFDKVARLLGLPYPGGPSIQKCAADGDNHAFNFPKGLATRNTLDFSYSGLKTAVLYAVQENPDAPIADVAASFQRAAIDALLLKTEQAMEKTGIHRLVIAGGVAANKRLRESAAALPGVDLYLPPFAYCIDNGAMIAAAAQSRLTRGCCLPADIPAAASLPIPGSCIA